One window of the Thermococcus sp. P6 genome contains the following:
- a CDS encoding ATP-binding cassette domain-containing protein — MLFLRNVTYSAKGRKIVEGVNMRFKDGMSYSILGPNGAGKSTIAHILMGVIKPEAGKVLLDGRDITDLGLTERAKLGISLLWQEPARYEGITVGEYLTLGGKLNVDKEELRKVFGIVGLSYDLYSRRFVDKSLSGGERKRIELASILLLKPRYAILDEPDSGLDITAGDLIDGALRYLEKAGTTVILITHHEEIAKKTNFSYFVCGGRVVRKGFSEEVVEYYKKFCGKCPLLEGMGDGH; from the coding sequence ATGCTGTTCCTTAGAAACGTTACCTATTCCGCAAAGGGCAGGAAAATAGTCGAAGGCGTCAACATGCGCTTTAAGGATGGCATGAGCTATTCCATACTGGGCCCCAACGGGGCGGGAAAGTCAACCATAGCGCACATCCTCATGGGCGTAATCAAACCGGAGGCGGGTAAAGTCCTGCTCGATGGGAGGGACATCACGGATCTTGGCCTGACGGAGAGGGCAAAACTTGGAATCTCCCTTCTCTGGCAGGAACCGGCCCGTTATGAAGGGATAACCGTTGGTGAATACCTAACCCTCGGGGGAAAGCTGAACGTGGATAAGGAGGAGCTGAGGAAGGTCTTTGGGATAGTCGGGCTGTCCTACGACCTTTACTCCCGCAGGTTCGTGGATAAAAGCCTCAGCGGAGGGGAGAGGAAGAGGATTGAATTGGCCTCCATCCTGCTTCTGAAACCGAGGTACGCCATCCTCGATGAGCCCGATTCCGGGCTGGACATAACGGCCGGTGACCTGATCGATGGGGCTCTAAGATATCTGGAAAAAGCCGGCACGACCGTGATTTTAATTACACATCACGAAGAGATCGCAAAGAAGACCAACTTCAGCTATTTTGTCTGCGGGGGCAGGGTGGTTAGAAAGGGGTTTTCCGAGGAGGTCGTTGAATACTACAAGAAGTTCTGCGGGAAATGTCCGCTTCTGGAGGGGATGGGCGATGGTCATTAA
- a CDS encoding SufD family Fe-S cluster assembly protein, translated as MVIKMDRVKEYEALVEVYEKEGLDTSLFGDRVAAIIISGDRILGLNNVEGVEIRGEEMENGVKARVKISDNVELPFPIHLCTGFLKSEGYQRVVFDISLGRNSKVKFLSHCIFPYARDFTHDAYAKIRVGEGSTVIYEDEHVHGEGVRMRSKTDVVVGKGGRYTGKFSLIRHRARELRLEMNAELEDHAVCELVSKVKAVKDDSVETKEVAYLNGKSSRANLKTIVIAFDSARANVINEVHGLGDYARGHVECREIVKGDADVQTIPILRVKNERAELTHEASIGRINEAQLNQLMAKGLTEEEAADLIIKGLLRE; from the coding sequence ATGGTCATTAAGATGGATAGGGTGAAGGAGTACGAAGCTCTGGTTGAGGTTTACGAGAAGGAGGGTTTGGACACATCGCTCTTCGGGGACAGGGTAGCCGCGATAATAATCAGCGGGGACAGGATACTCGGCCTGAACAACGTTGAGGGTGTTGAGATAAGGGGCGAGGAGATGGAGAACGGCGTTAAGGCGAGGGTGAAGATAAGTGACAACGTTGAGCTTCCCTTCCCGATACACCTCTGCACGGGGTTTTTGAAGAGCGAAGGCTACCAGAGGGTCGTTTTTGACATAAGCCTCGGAAGAAACTCGAAGGTTAAGTTCCTGTCGCACTGCATCTTTCCCTACGCCAGAGACTTCACCCACGATGCCTACGCGAAGATCAGGGTCGGCGAGGGCTCAACCGTTATTTACGAGGATGAGCACGTTCACGGTGAAGGCGTCAGGATGAGGAGTAAGACCGACGTGGTGGTGGGGAAGGGGGGAAGGTACACCGGGAAGTTCTCCCTTATCAGGCACCGTGCGAGGGAGCTCAGGCTCGAGATGAACGCTGAACTCGAGGATCACGCCGTTTGCGAGCTCGTCTCGAAGGTGAAGGCCGTCAAAGACGATTCCGTCGAGACAAAGGAAGTAGCGTACCTCAACGGGAAATCCTCAAGGGCGAACCTGAAAACGATCGTAATAGCCTTTGACAGCGCGAGGGCGAACGTGATAAACGAGGTCCACGGCCTCGGGGATTACGCCAGAGGGCACGTGGAATGCCGCGAGATAGTGAAGGGAGATGCAGATGTTCAGACGATACCCATCCTCAGGGTTAAGAACGAGAGGGCAGAGCTCACCCACGAAGCGTCGATAGGGCGGATAAACGAGGCCCAGCTCAACCAGCTCATGGCGAAGGGACTGACCGAGGAAGAAGCGGCGGATCTGATAATCAAGGGGCTTTTGAGGGAATGA
- a CDS encoding OsmC family protein yields MERLEYKAELEWDGNVGSEARVREFAFSIDTNTDGENKGPNPTEMLLSAIGGCLTVNWGRLIRKMRLDVKALRIEVRGWRGLDEPQLKEITYKITIITGEDEKKILRAKELAEKYGTVFNTVGAEKIRGEVEIVRPG; encoded by the coding sequence TTGGAGAGACTCGAGTACAAAGCGGAACTCGAATGGGACGGTAACGTTGGGAGCGAGGCAAGGGTAAGGGAATTCGCCTTTTCCATAGACACCAACACGGATGGGGAAAACAAAGGCCCGAACCCAACGGAGATGCTTCTCTCGGCCATCGGCGGCTGTTTGACCGTCAACTGGGGGAGGTTAATCAGGAAGATGCGGCTCGACGTTAAGGCCCTGAGAATCGAAGTTAGAGGATGGCGCGGTTTGGATGAGCCGCAGTTGAAGGAAATCACCTACAAAATAACCATAATCACAGGAGAAGACGAAAAGAAGATTCTAAGGGCAAAGGAACTGGCGGAGAAATACGGGACGGTGTTCAACACGGTCGGAGCGGAGAAGATAAGGGGAGAGGTTGAAATAGTCCGACCCGGCTGA
- the tsaA gene encoding tRNA (N6-threonylcarbamoyladenosine(37)-N6)-methyltransferase TrmO, which produces MEEFSVRPIGVIRSPYREPSQTPRQGRFSDEVVEIELFPEFEKGLKDIETCTHLIVLYWLDRAKRDVLTAIPPHDGAEHGVFATRSPHRPNPIGFSVVELIERKGRVLKVKGLDAIDETPVVDIKPYSSAIDSVETETGPNKRSEFKGLLLKAKEFHGHICPFVALGVKMSAIAMERLGVEKTEGINEEILAIVECNNCLVDGVQVATGCTFGNNSLIYLDLGKNALTLVRRDDWKGVRVYADAERIRRYFDKEALELFEKVVVRREGSREDVEKLKGLWEEIGWKMLDMSEDEFKVEFVEVEPIERAPIFESVRCKGCGELAMATRVKDGLCLKCAGGYYAVVGRGIVKFVDGKMGEVIR; this is translated from the coding sequence GTGGAGGAGTTTTCGGTCAGGCCGATAGGTGTGATAAGATCTCCATACAGGGAACCAAGTCAGACTCCGAGGCAGGGAAGGTTCTCGGATGAGGTTGTGGAGATTGAGCTTTTTCCAGAGTTTGAAAAGGGTTTGAAGGATATCGAGACCTGCACTCACCTCATAGTTCTTTACTGGCTCGACAGGGCTAAGAGGGACGTCCTAACTGCAATCCCTCCCCATGATGGGGCTGAGCACGGTGTCTTCGCAACACGCTCGCCACACAGACCAAACCCCATAGGTTTCTCGGTGGTGGAGCTGATTGAAAGGAAAGGCAGGGTACTGAAGGTGAAAGGACTCGATGCCATCGATGAAACTCCGGTTGTTGATATCAAGCCCTATTCATCAGCTATAGATTCTGTAGAAACGGAAACTGGGCCGAATAAGCGGTCGGAATTTAAGGGATTGCTGCTTAAAGCAAAGGAATTCCATGGCCACATCTGCCCCTTCGTTGCACTGGGCGTTAAGATGTCAGCAATCGCGATGGAAAGGCTTGGAGTTGAAAAAACCGAGGGCATTAATGAGGAAATTCTTGCGATTGTGGAGTGCAACAACTGCCTGGTTGACGGAGTGCAGGTTGCCACGGGCTGCACATTTGGAAACAACTCCCTGATATACCTGGATCTTGGAAAGAATGCCCTAACGCTCGTTAGAAGAGACGACTGGAAAGGCGTGAGGGTTTACGCTGATGCTGAAAGGATAAGAAGGTACTTCGATAAAGAAGCTTTGGAGCTTTTTGAAAAGGTCGTGGTGAGACGGGAAGGTAGCAGGGAAGATGTTGAGAAACTAAAAGGGCTCTGGGAAGAGATCGGCTGGAAGATGCTTGACATGAGCGAAGATGAGTTCAAAGTCGAGTTCGTTGAGGTTGAGCCGATTGAGAGGGCGCCTATCTTTGAGAGTGTGAGGTGTAAGGGCTGCGGAGAGCTTGCGATGGCCACGCGCGTTAAGGATGGGTTGTGCCTGAAGTGTGCTGGTGGTTATTACGCTGTCGTGGGCAGAGGGATTGTGAAGTTTGTTGATGGGAAGATGGGGGAAGTGATAAGATGA
- a CDS encoding iron ABC transporter substrate-binding protein, translated as MKEYLAFVLVGLLAISMAGCIGQTKAQTPSQTYITVEDLAGRTVKVPANVSRIVASGSGALRLIVYLNATDKLVGVEDFEKHHRIIGRPYRMAHPELVNLPSIGKGGPLVEIDYEKVVKLKPDVIFVTYVDARTADNIQEKTGIPVVVLSYGPRATFELDKIYKSLEVAGKVLGKEERAKEVINYIESIVDDLSKRTENVEAPKVYVGAVSRRGTHGIESTMLKWPPFLMLHTKNVADEICGEGWRMVDKEKILEWNPDVIFIDEGGLGMVLDDYRKNPEFYSSLKAVKNGNVYGTLPFNFYATNIGTALADAYFIGKVLYPERFKDVDPVKKADEIYTFLVGKPVYEDMAKDWGGFGRIDLDNATVEYSLPTSP; from the coding sequence ATGAAGGAGTATCTGGCCTTTGTTTTGGTTGGGCTCCTTGCTATATCCATGGCGGGATGCATAGGCCAGACAAAAGCACAAACACCCAGCCAGACGTACATAACGGTTGAGGATCTTGCTGGGAGGACGGTTAAAGTTCCGGCAAACGTTAGCAGAATTGTGGCTTCAGGGTCAGGAGCACTCAGACTCATAGTCTATTTAAATGCGACTGACAAACTTGTTGGAGTTGAGGATTTTGAAAAGCATCACCGGATAATTGGTAGGCCTTACAGAATGGCACATCCAGAACTTGTAAATCTGCCGAGCATAGGGAAAGGTGGGCCACTTGTTGAGATAGATTACGAGAAAGTTGTAAAGCTTAAACCAGATGTAATATTCGTAACCTATGTTGATGCAAGGACTGCAGATAACATTCAAGAGAAGACGGGAATTCCAGTTGTTGTTCTGAGCTATGGACCACGTGCAACTTTCGAACTGGACAAGATATATAAATCCTTAGAGGTTGCAGGAAAAGTTCTTGGGAAAGAAGAAAGAGCTAAGGAAGTCATAAATTACATTGAATCGATTGTAGACGACCTGTCAAAGCGCACAGAGAATGTTGAAGCTCCAAAAGTCTATGTTGGCGCAGTATCTCGGAGGGGGACTCATGGTATAGAAAGTACGATGCTCAAATGGCCTCCATTTCTCATGCTCCACACCAAGAATGTAGCGGATGAGATTTGTGGTGAAGGATGGAGAATGGTAGACAAGGAAAAGATCCTCGAGTGGAATCCGGACGTGATATTCATAGATGAGGGGGGCCTCGGGATGGTCCTTGACGATTATCGGAAGAATCCAGAGTTCTACAGCTCCCTAAAGGCCGTTAAAAACGGAAACGTCTACGGAACACTGCCGTTCAACTTCTACGCCACAAACATCGGAACGGCACTGGCGGACGCGTACTTCATTGGGAAAGTTCTATATCCAGAGCGCTTCAAGGATGTTGACCCGGTGAAGAAAGCCGATGAGATATACACTTTCCTCGTCGGAAAGCCGGTTTACGAAGACATGGCAAAAGATTGGGGTGGTTTCGGAAGGATTGATCTGGACAATGCAACCGTTGAATATTCACTGCCGACCTCACCGTGA
- a CDS encoding iron ABC transporter permease yields the protein MKALNRKASGDVGTAYEKHVAKKAFIGIVLSLLIILVGLYSLSHGSYGLSIHGVIDALLGDNNGRASLVIWNIRLPRIIAAVLVGASLAVSGAVLQGILKNPIATPFTMGISHGAMFGASLAILLGAGYAESSGRIVLDNPYVVVLFAFLGAITGTAVIIALAKLKGLSPEAMILAGVAMSSLFAAMTTLLQYLASELQLAAMVYWSFGDLGRATWRENLVMLAVFVPSFLYFLSTAWDLNASTMGDDVARSVGVNVERVRLISAFLAALITSVGVAFVGIIGFIGLLAPHTIRLIAGGDYRFLVPLSALAGAFILLTADTVAKLAFSPVVLPVGVITSFLGAPMFIYLLVRMEGRL from the coding sequence ATGAAAGCTTTAAACAGAAAAGCGAGCGGGGATGTTGGAACGGCCTACGAAAAGCACGTGGCTAAAAAGGCTTTCATCGGCATCGTTCTTTCCCTGTTGATTATTCTGGTTGGCCTCTACTCCTTATCCCATGGTTCATACGGTCTTTCAATCCATGGGGTCATTGACGCCCTCCTTGGTGATAACAATGGAAGGGCCAGTCTCGTCATCTGGAACATCAGACTGCCGAGGATAATAGCCGCGGTTCTTGTCGGTGCATCGCTGGCCGTATCCGGAGCGGTCCTGCAGGGCATCCTCAAAAACCCCATTGCAACCCCCTTCACGATGGGAATCTCACACGGTGCCATGTTCGGGGCCTCTCTGGCGATACTTCTCGGGGCCGGCTATGCCGAGAGCTCCGGGAGGATAGTCCTCGACAATCCATACGTGGTCGTTCTCTTCGCATTTCTCGGGGCAATAACCGGAACCGCGGTCATAATTGCCCTCGCAAAGCTCAAAGGGCTTAGCCCCGAAGCCATGATTCTGGCGGGGGTGGCTATGAGCTCCCTCTTCGCGGCCATGACAACCCTCTTGCAGTACCTTGCCAGCGAGCTTCAGCTGGCCGCGATGGTTTACTGGTCGTTTGGAGACCTCGGCAGGGCCACGTGGAGGGAGAACTTGGTGATGCTGGCTGTTTTTGTCCCCTCTTTCCTCTATTTCCTGTCCACGGCTTGGGATCTGAACGCTTCCACCATGGGGGACGACGTTGCGAGGTCGGTTGGCGTAAACGTCGAGAGGGTCAGGCTCATCTCAGCGTTCTTGGCCGCTTTAATAACGTCCGTGGGGGTTGCCTTCGTTGGAATAATTGGCTTCATAGGGCTTTTGGCACCCCACACGATCAGGCTCATCGCTGGAGGGGACTACCGCTTCCTCGTTCCCCTCTCAGCGCTGGCCGGAGCCTTCATTCTCTTAACCGCTGACACGGTTGCAAAACTGGCCTTCTCCCCGGTGGTTCTCCCGGTTGGTGTCATTACATCCTTCCTTGGCGCACCCATGTTCATATACCTCCTCGTAAGGATGGAGGGAAGGTTATGA
- a CDS encoding ABC transporter ATP-binding protein: MKAITVENLRLAYNGGAVLRGVNLEVQEGEFVVILGPNGAGKTTLLKCIAGLLPCDGAVKVFERPVEHYPGDELAKVIAYVPQRFEPGFMTVFDTVLLGRRPYMWLRPSKRDVEVVARVLREMGIEHLAMKRASRLSGGELQKVSIARALAQEPRILLMDEPTNNLDIKSQLEVMRIAKSFAENGGTSIVVMHDVNMALRFGERFIFMKDGRIMANGGREALREELFENLYGVKVEIREVNGAPFIVPL, encoded by the coding sequence ATGAAGGCCATAACCGTTGAGAACCTGCGGTTGGCCTACAACGGAGGGGCAGTGTTGAGGGGGGTGAACCTTGAAGTACAGGAAGGGGAGTTCGTTGTAATACTCGGGCCGAACGGGGCCGGAAAGACCACCCTCCTCAAATGCATCGCCGGCCTTCTCCCCTGTGATGGAGCGGTTAAAGTCTTTGAGAGGCCCGTTGAGCACTATCCCGGGGACGAGCTTGCAAAGGTGATTGCCTACGTCCCCCAGAGATTTGAACCGGGTTTCATGACGGTTTTCGACACCGTTCTCCTTGGCAGGAGACCATACATGTGGCTGAGGCCATCGAAACGGGACGTTGAGGTGGTGGCAAGGGTTCTTAGGGAAATGGGAATCGAACACCTGGCCATGAAACGGGCCAGTAGACTGAGCGGTGGCGAGCTGCAGAAGGTTAGCATCGCAAGGGCTCTGGCTCAGGAACCAAGGATACTCCTCATGGACGAGCCAACCAACAACCTTGACATTAAGAGCCAGCTTGAAGTGATGAGAATTGCAAAGAGCTTCGCTGAGAACGGCGGAACGTCCATAGTGGTCATGCATGATGTGAATATGGCTCTTCGTTTCGGGGAGAGGTTCATATTCATGAAAGACGGCAGAATCATGGCCAACGGTGGAAGAGAAGCACTGAGGGAGGAGCTCTTTGAGAACCTGTACGGTGTGAAGGTTGAAATAAGGGAAGTGAATGGAGCCCCCTTTATCGTTCCCCTTTAA
- a CDS encoding PQQ-binding-like beta-propeller repeat protein, with the protein MRRLMAVLILSLLLLPYARADSPVIWKKGVCTGTEFQKTVESVYLENNTAYAGCGYISYVTAPKLNTTIIWYGGNISAFSLNGTELWERPVGFVRKLSSTGKTLVVGVDISRGPSNFFGTLGKVWLVSRNGSILAGNITYGSFFDFDIEGKALYVADGWWIGEGAKNETWGRVYRWDIDGDKIRQEWFVELNGTIGRVRVGDVIYAGAGAPSGYTMKYNFGYLYGISKDGKLLWKLDTRWWVRDMETWRGNVVVGTGFDNVAGELYLIDKNGNIKWKKDLFYVEDIEIVNDTGYIAGIEGTSGKLVAVDLNTGDTLWEVSLPYRGKVVKAYNEYLLVGTGKFEQKEEGNRTMVYSEGKVYLISREDGKILNELDTGYVRSISINGDMALLGTGSGEVYLLDLTEFLPSKQSICGPGILVLLGLIVLMLRRN; encoded by the coding sequence ATGAGGAGGTTAATGGCAGTACTAATACTCTCACTGCTCCTTTTACCATACGCCCGAGCTGACTCCCCGGTGATATGGAAAAAGGGCGTCTGTACTGGAACGGAATTTCAGAAAACCGTGGAGAGCGTCTATCTGGAAAACAACACCGCATACGCCGGCTGTGGTTACATCTCCTACGTAACCGCTCCAAAGCTGAACACCACGATAATATGGTACGGAGGAAACATCTCGGCATTTTCCTTAAACGGGACGGAACTATGGGAACGGCCTGTGGGATTCGTAAGGAAGCTCTCCTCCACGGGAAAAACCCTTGTGGTGGGGGTGGACATAAGCAGGGGACCGAGCAACTTTTTCGGCACTCTGGGAAAAGTATGGCTCGTTTCCAGAAACGGCTCTATCTTGGCAGGCAACATAACCTACGGAAGCTTCTTTGACTTTGATATTGAGGGAAAGGCACTGTACGTTGCCGACGGCTGGTGGATCGGCGAAGGGGCGAAAAACGAAACATGGGGGAGGGTGTACAGGTGGGACATTGATGGGGATAAAATCAGGCAGGAGTGGTTTGTAGAACTGAACGGCACCATAGGACGGGTGAGAGTGGGGGACGTGATATACGCAGGTGCGGGTGCCCCCTCGGGTTACACCATGAAGTACAACTTCGGTTACCTGTACGGTATCTCAAAAGACGGAAAACTGCTGTGGAAACTGGACACCCGGTGGTGGGTTAGGGACATGGAGACGTGGAGAGGAAACGTTGTTGTGGGAACGGGGTTCGACAACGTTGCTGGGGAGTTATACCTGATTGACAAAAATGGAAACATAAAATGGAAAAAGGACCTTTTCTACGTTGAGGATATAGAGATAGTCAATGACACCGGTTATATTGCCGGGATAGAAGGCACATCCGGAAAACTGGTTGCCGTTGACCTGAACACGGGAGATACGCTCTGGGAGGTTTCCCTACCTTACAGGGGGAAAGTGGTTAAGGCCTACAACGAATACCTGCTCGTGGGAACCGGCAAGTTTGAACAGAAAGAAGAGGGTAACAGAACCATGGTGTACAGTGAGGGCAAGGTGTACCTGATCTCGAGGGAAGACGGAAAGATCCTGAACGAACTGGACACGGGCTACGTGAGGAGTATATCCATAAATGGAGACATGGCACTGCTTGGAACCGGAAGCGGTGAGGTCTACCTGCTGGACCTCACAGAGTTCCTTCCCTCAAAGCAGTCCATCTGCGGCCCCGGGATTCTGGTACTGCTCGGCCTGATCGTTCTCATGCTGAGAAGGAATTGA
- a CDS encoding PH0542 domain-containing protein → MAEEEEVDIREMLAEGKDLDKLVILARSRDGYFKKLIECLDDDLWVVSKNALVVIRELLEEKDEIQEPLATKLVSMVRKSEATLLTYEIGKTFGKLAVLEPPLIRRMIPILFANYNIGNPKVKINMTYVIEEIARSNPNLLASVIGDVKKMLYSNSRDDILVALNFIAALGGHNFVYVAPYLPRLLDLLHHENEVVRAAAIETLSDLAMNNRKLRKVVIEKLEELNDPDSLVRRVTRENISKLMAAEKG, encoded by the coding sequence ATGGCCGAGGAGGAAGAGGTGGACATCAGGGAGATGCTGGCGGAGGGGAAGGATTTAGACAAGCTTGTCATACTTGCCAGGAGCAGGGACGGGTATTTTAAAAAGCTTATAGAATGTCTGGATGATGATTTGTGGGTGGTCTCAAAGAATGCTCTGGTGGTAATAAGGGAGCTTCTGGAAGAAAAGGATGAGATTCAGGAGCCCCTTGCAACCAAACTGGTCTCCATGGTCAGGAAGAGTGAGGCGACCCTTCTCACGTACGAAATCGGGAAGACCTTTGGAAAACTTGCCGTGCTCGAGCCCCCTTTAATACGGCGGATGATACCGATTCTGTTTGCCAACTACAATATCGGCAATCCAAAAGTTAAAATAAACATGACCTATGTCATTGAAGAGATAGCGAGGAGCAATCCCAACCTGCTGGCTTCTGTAATAGGAGACGTTAAAAAAATGCTGTATTCCAACAGTAGAGACGACATTCTGGTGGCCCTCAACTTCATAGCCGCGCTCGGGGGACATAATTTCGTCTATGTGGCCCCTTACCTTCCCCGGCTTCTTGATCTGCTCCATCATGAAAACGAGGTTGTAAGGGCGGCTGCCATTGAAACCCTGAGCGATCTGGCGATGAACAACAGGAAACTTAGAAAGGTGGTGATTGAAAAGCTGGAGGAGTTGAACGATCCGGATTCACTCGTGAGGAGGGTTACCCGGGAGAACATATCTAAACTGATGGCCGCCGAGAAGGGTTAA
- the flaJ gene encoding archaellar assembly protein FlaJ codes for MGTSIFVKADLSMKKYLRRILLPSIILTVVLVIATSVLVRFVSLPTGFKVLLYLIPLVVMIYAAFYPYFVADSKKISINSKIPFFITYFATLSTSEVSRDELIKILSENDKLGAIASELKKVYTIVGKLHRSLPEAFRFLARRTPSKVFADFLDRLAYSLDSGVELKDYLFQEQTTVMDDFQTFYEGALYDLDVFKEIYESIIISVVFIASFIIIGPIITGQSIARLSIYLVAIILASELGILFFIRYRMPEDPVWAEKQIPTERTRKLRRALRISILGTVVMGLIYVLLLRNRFNIPYQFVIALVSTPLAYAGWLTKREEESIYVMDENFPAFIRSLSSTLAASGSSMVSVLKYLSAHDFGSLTERIRALYKRLAVRINDEAAWDYFIAETGSWLIGMFSEMFRESIKLGAEPDYVGKVISRNFERMVRMRRKRSQSVASFIGVIYGLTGAFAFTLASSFQVAVSIGEIFGKMEVPSEYIGSLIHVIEPAGLVLLTAMMLLLMVIHSLISSLVIKFSDGGNLLATLYYFVILIWIFAVGMYFGQMLMAKMLKFGASEVFLLVLKGGSVP; via the coding sequence ATGGGAACCAGTATCTTTGTAAAGGCGGATCTCTCAATGAAGAAGTACCTCAGAAGGATACTCCTCCCCTCCATTATTTTAACCGTTGTATTGGTTATAGCCACAAGTGTTCTGGTAAGGTTTGTATCCCTTCCCACGGGGTTTAAAGTTCTCCTCTATCTCATTCCACTTGTAGTCATGATATACGCCGCCTTTTACCCCTATTTCGTAGCGGATAGTAAAAAGATTTCAATAAACTCCAAGATTCCCTTCTTCATAACGTACTTCGCGACCCTGTCGACCAGTGAGGTTTCGAGGGACGAGTTAATAAAAATATTGTCCGAGAACGACAAACTCGGAGCGATAGCCAGCGAGCTGAAGAAAGTGTACACAATAGTTGGAAAACTCCACAGGAGTCTACCTGAGGCTTTTAGGTTTCTCGCCAGAAGAACTCCGAGCAAGGTGTTTGCAGATTTTTTAGACAGGCTGGCCTACTCCCTGGACAGCGGTGTGGAACTCAAAGATTACCTATTCCAAGAGCAGACGACCGTCATGGACGATTTTCAGACGTTTTACGAAGGGGCACTGTACGATCTTGATGTTTTTAAGGAGATTTATGAATCAATAATAATTTCCGTGGTTTTCATAGCATCGTTCATCATTATAGGCCCCATAATCACGGGACAGAGCATAGCAAGGCTCTCAATATATCTGGTGGCAATAATACTGGCCTCGGAACTGGGAATCCTCTTTTTCATAAGGTACAGGATGCCCGAAGACCCCGTCTGGGCGGAAAAACAGATACCCACAGAAAGAACGAGAAAACTCAGGAGGGCCTTAAGAATCTCCATCCTCGGTACGGTCGTTATGGGCTTAATTTACGTGCTGTTGCTGAGAAACCGGTTTAACATCCCCTATCAATTTGTCATAGCCCTTGTTTCAACGCCGCTGGCATACGCCGGATGGCTCACGAAAAGGGAAGAAGAGAGTATTTACGTTATGGATGAAAACTTCCCGGCGTTCATACGCAGTCTAAGCTCCACACTGGCGGCGAGCGGGTCATCCATGGTCTCAGTTCTGAAATATCTAAGCGCCCATGACTTCGGCAGCCTGACCGAAAGAATCAGGGCGTTATACAAAAGACTCGCCGTCAGGATCAACGACGAAGCGGCATGGGATTACTTTATCGCCGAGACGGGGAGCTGGCTCATAGGTATGTTTTCGGAGATGTTCAGGGAAAGTATCAAGCTGGGCGCTGAGCCGGACTACGTAGGCAAGGTGATCTCAAGAAACTTTGAAAGAATGGTTAGAATGAGAAGAAAAAGATCCCAGAGCGTGGCAAGTTTCATAGGTGTCATCTACGGGCTAACCGGAGCATTTGCATTCACCCTGGCATCGTCGTTCCAGGTTGCCGTATCGATAGGTGAGATCTTCGGAAAAATGGAGGTGCCCAGTGAATACATAGGAAGCTTAATACACGTTATCGAACCCGCGGGATTAGTGCTGTTAACCGCGATGATGCTGTTGCTCATGGTCATACACTCATTAATCTCATCCCTTGTAATAAAATTCTCCGACGGGGGAAACCTTCTGGCAACGTTGTATTACTTCGTGATCCTTATCTGGATATTCGCAGTGGGAATGTACTTTGGGCAGATGCTCATGGCGAAAATGCTGAAGTTCGGGGCGAGTGAGGTGTTCCTTCTGGTACTCAAAGGGGGGAGCGTACCATGA